ATCGCCATTGCCCTTTTATTTGGTAACGTTTTGACGGTTGGATTGCTGTTACGCGCCTTTCAGCAAATATTCATTGCGTCACCAAAACGCTTCCAAGGGCCTTTTGTAAATACACATCAAGCCAGTTCTTCGCCATCCCCCCGGAATGAGTGGATTATTACCATCGCCATTTGCGGCTTGCTCCTTGCAACTGGAATTAATACTTCGCCATGGTTGCTTATCATCGATCAAAATCTTCACTCTACCGACAACAACTCCCATAACAATACAGATGCGCTTCACACCGATAAACTGCTGGCACCGCACTCTATGATTACAAAGGATAATTAGAATGATTGAAGCTGACTTCCCGCTGCTGAGCCTTACGATCATTGTTCCGCTTTTAGGCGCAGCATTGGCCGGATCGATACGAAACATCGATGTCTCGAAACAGGTTGCTTTTTTTATTGCCGTACTATCGCTCCTTCTGACTATTTGCGTCGTTATTTTATTTGACGCCAGTAAGAGCGAATTTCAGCTTGTTGAACGTCGCGCGTGGATTCCGATTTTGAATATTGAATATCTGATTGGCGTCGATGGCATTTCAGTCTTATTTCTTCCGCTGACAGCACTGTTGACCATCATCACGATGCTGGCATCGTGGAATACGATCTCCCATACCTCGCGTTTTCATTTTTCTTTGTTACTGGCGCTCGAAGGCGTCAGTATCGGCATATTCTGCGCATTGGATACGGTGTTATTTTTCCTGTTCTGGGAGCTTACGTTACCCCCGTTCTTTTTCTTGATCGGTTTGTGGGGTATCGGTTCGCAGCGGCGCAGCGCAGCAATGAAATATACATTGTTCATGTTGTCCGGCGGCGTCACCTTGTTGTTGGCGATCATCGTATTAGCGACAAATCATGCGATACAATCCGGCGGGCAAATCCCTACGGATTTATCCTTCAGTTTACCCGTTTTACTTGAGACCGCATTACCACGCGAGTTGCAGGAGCTCGTCTTTCTCTTGTTGCTATTCGGTTTCGCCGTGAAATCGCCACTTGTTCCGTTGCACACCTGGTTACCCACAGTCGCAGCCGAAGGTCCAACACACGTCGTCGCTATTCTCGTGGGGTTGAAATTGGGTATTTATGGCATTTTACGGTTTGCGATGCCGTTAGCCCCTATCGCTGCAATGGACTACAGCTGGATTTTGAGTGTGATTGGCGCTTTTACGCTAATCTATGGTGCTTTGATCGCGCTGCAGCAAACCAACTTACGGCGCTTGCTTGCATATGCCAGCGTCAGTCACGTCGGGCTGGTCATGGTTGGCGTTGCCTCGCTTAACATACAAGGATTCCAAGGTGCGATTTTTCAACTGCTGAACTTTACACTCGTGGCCAGCTCTCTGATGTTGATTGCCGGTTTTATACAGCATAGATTGGGC
The nucleotide sequence above comes from Gammaproteobacteria bacterium. Encoded proteins:
- a CDS encoding NADH-quinone oxidoreductase subunit M, giving the protein MIEADFPLLSLTIIVPLLGAALAGSIRNIDVSKQVAFFIAVLSLLLTICVVILFDASKSEFQLVERRAWIPILNIEYLIGVDGISVLFLPLTALLTIITMLASWNTISHTSRFHFSLLLALEGVSIGIFCALDTVLFFLFWELTLPPFFFLIGLWGIGSQRRSAAMKYTLFMLSGGVTLLLAIIVLATNHAIQSGGQIPTDLSFSLPVLLETALPRELQELVFLLLLFGFAVKSPLVPLHTWLPTVAAEGPTHVVAILVGLKLGIYGILRFAMPLAPIAAMDYSWILSVIGAFTLIYGALIALQQTNLRRLLAYASVSHVGLVMVGVASLNIQGFQGAIFQLLNFTLVASSLMLIAGFIQHRLGSTEAIHLGGLAKVMPKLTTFYFLFALASIGVPGTSGFPAELLMILGAISAHSVLGVAALSGAILSAAYMLSYTRRTFLGPIIHDDVKQVVDLQSREMILLLIPALLILALGFYPDYILNINQVASEEWLSRLTLTTH